Proteins encoded within one genomic window of Deinococcus grandis:
- a CDS encoding SDR family oxidoreductase yields MALKDLFNLTGKVALITGGSRGLGLQIAEALGEYGATVVLTARKAHELDEAKTHLQGLGITAHVYPNDLGAFDTIDPLIEQIHAEVGPIDILVNNAGATWGAPTVDHPLDAWMKVMNVNVNGLFLITQSVLKRCMLPAGKGRIVNVASVAGLQGNDPRMSPTVAYNTSKGAVVNFTRALAAEMADKGVTVNSICPGYFPTKMTKGTLAYGEQSILESTPMHRLGTDQDLKGLALLLSSDASAYMTGQNIAVDGGAGVV; encoded by the coding sequence ATGGCCCTGAAAGACCTGTTCAACCTGACCGGCAAGGTCGCCCTCATCACCGGCGGCAGCCGCGGCCTCGGCCTCCAGATCGCCGAAGCCCTCGGCGAGTACGGCGCGACCGTCGTCCTGACCGCCCGCAAGGCCCACGAACTCGACGAGGCGAAAACCCACCTTCAGGGTCTGGGCATCACCGCGCACGTGTACCCCAACGACCTGGGCGCCTTCGACACCATCGACCCCCTGATCGAGCAGATTCACGCCGAGGTCGGCCCGATCGACATCCTCGTGAACAACGCCGGGGCCACCTGGGGCGCCCCCACCGTCGACCACCCCCTGGACGCGTGGATGAAGGTCATGAACGTCAACGTGAACGGCCTGTTCCTCATCACCCAGAGCGTCCTGAAACGCTGCATGCTCCCCGCCGGGAAGGGCCGCATCGTGAACGTCGCGTCCGTCGCCGGGCTGCAGGGCAACGACCCCCGCATGTCCCCCACCGTCGCGTACAACACCAGCAAGGGCGCCGTCGTGAACTTCACCCGCGCGCTGGCCGCCGAGATGGCCGACAAGGGCGTCACCGTGAACAGCATCTGCCCCGGCTACTTCCCCACCAAGATGACCAAGGGCACCCTGGCGTACGGCGAGCAGTCCATCCTGGAATCCACGCCCATGCACCGCCTCGGCACTGACCAGGACCTCAAGGGCCTCGCGCTGCTGCTGTCCAGCGACGCCAGCGCCTACATGACCGGCCAGAACATCGCCGTGGACGGCGGCGCTGGCGTGGTATGA
- a CDS encoding glycosyltransferase, with amino-acid sequence MSYPAFEQWRDVPLPRVTLSIVVPAYNESERILPTVAAFAVAVSATGEPWELIVSDDGSRDGTADLVGALPWANLRVLRHTNTGKGGAVRRGVRAARGDLILFADADNSTPIEELPRLIAAVRAGAHVAIGSRAAEGAEEVGKSPLRRLVSGGLRRVTRLLTGVTAEDTQCGFKLFRGEVARDLFRRGVLDGFSFDLELLYLAARDGLRVVEVPVRWVDAPDSKVDPVKDSVKFLKDVLMLRRLHGSGHPRADGLHLAVVTAYPPGRRSLNEYGLHLSRVLADKPEVGHMTILADRLPDGQEAADAPNVRRVWDFNDPLSALRVLLALRRARPDAVIFNLQMASFGDRRVPAALGLLTPALARAFGTPSVTLLHNLFETVDLDRAGFGGNALKVKVTRAFGRLFTRALLGSNLVATTLPRYVKLLRDEYGAQNVFLAPHGTFQLPLPPQPFPEVPTVMTFGKFGTYKRVEVLIEAHRELLTRDPRARLVIAGSDTPNAPGYLAGVQAQFADVPNITFTGYVAEEDVPRVFSDCTVVAFPYNATTGSSGVLHQAGEFGRGAVMPNIGDLADLIQDEGYRAEFFEPEDPQSLADALWRVLSDPRQAAALGDANWRVASSLPLSDVADWYLLHIEDLTGTAPGPSPRAQEAQA; translated from the coding sequence GTGTCGTACCCCGCGTTTGAGCAGTGGCGTGACGTGCCACTGCCCCGAGTCACCCTGAGTATCGTCGTGCCCGCCTACAACGAGTCCGAGCGGATCCTGCCGACCGTGGCGGCGTTCGCGGTGGCGGTCAGCGCTACCGGCGAGCCGTGGGAACTGATCGTCAGTGACGACGGCAGCCGCGACGGGACCGCCGATCTGGTCGGGGCGCTGCCGTGGGCGAACCTGCGGGTGCTGCGGCACACGAACACCGGTAAGGGCGGCGCGGTGCGCCGGGGCGTCCGCGCGGCGCGCGGGGACCTGATCCTGTTCGCGGACGCGGACAACAGCACGCCCATCGAGGAACTGCCGCGCCTGATCGCGGCGGTCCGCGCCGGGGCGCACGTCGCGATCGGGTCGCGGGCCGCCGAGGGCGCCGAGGAGGTCGGCAAGAGCCCCCTGCGGCGCCTGGTGTCGGGGGGCCTGCGGCGCGTGACGCGGCTGCTGACCGGCGTGACGGCCGAGGACACCCAGTGCGGCTTCAAGCTGTTCCGGGGCGAGGTGGCCCGCGACCTGTTCCGGCGCGGGGTGCTCGACGGGTTCTCCTTCGACCTGGAACTGCTGTACCTCGCGGCGCGTGACGGTCTGCGGGTCGTGGAGGTCCCGGTCCGCTGGGTGGACGCCCCGGACAGCAAGGTGGACCCCGTGAAGGATTCCGTGAAGTTCCTCAAGGACGTGCTGATGCTGCGCCGCCTGCATGGCAGCGGCCACCCGCGCGCGGACGGGCTGCACCTGGCGGTCGTCACGGCGTACCCGCCGGGGCGGCGCAGCCTGAACGAGTACGGCCTGCACCTGTCGCGGGTCCTGGCGGACAAGCCCGAGGTGGGGCACATGACCATCCTGGCCGACCGGCTGCCAGATGGGCAGGAGGCCGCCGACGCCCCGAACGTGCGGCGCGTGTGGGACTTCAACGATCCCCTGTCGGCGCTGCGGGTGCTGCTGGCGCTGCGCCGCGCGCGGCCCGACGCGGTGATCTTCAACCTGCAGATGGCGAGCTTCGGGGACCGGCGCGTCCCGGCGGCGCTGGGGTTGCTGACGCCCGCCCTGGCGCGCGCGTTCGGGACGCCCAGCGTGACGCTGCTGCACAACCTGTTCGAGACGGTGGACCTGGACCGCGCGGGTTTCGGCGGGAACGCGCTGAAGGTGAAGGTGACGCGGGCGTTCGGGCGGCTGTTCACGCGGGCGCTGCTCGGCTCGAATCTCGTGGCGACGACCCTGCCGCGCTACGTGAAGCTGCTGCGCGACGAGTATGGCGCGCAGAACGTGTTCCTGGCGCCGCACGGGACGTTCCAGCTGCCCCTGCCGCCGCAGCCGTTCCCGGAGGTGCCGACCGTGATGACCTTCGGGAAGTTCGGGACGTACAAGCGCGTGGAGGTGCTCATCGAGGCGCACCGGGAGCTGCTCACGCGGGATCCGCGCGCGCGGCTGGTGATCGCCGGGAGCGACACGCCGAACGCGCCGGGGTACCTGGCGGGCGTGCAGGCGCAGTTCGCGGACGTGCCGAACATCACCTTCACCGGCTACGTGGCCGAGGAGGACGTGCCGCGCGTGTTCAGTGACTGCACGGTGGTGGCCTTCCCGTACAACGCCACGACCGGCAGCAGCGGCGTGCTGCATCAGGCCGGGGAATTCGGGCGTGGGGCGGTCATGCCGAACATCGGGGACCTCGCGGACCTGATCCAGGACGAGGGCTACCGCGCCGAATTCTTCGAACCCGAGGACCCGCAGTCCCTGGCGGACGCGCTGTGGCGGGTGCTGAGCGACCCGCGTCAGGCGGCGGCCCTGGGCGACGCGAACTGGCGGGTGGCGTCCAGCCTGCCCCTCTCCGACGTGGCAGACTGGTATCTGCTTCATATTGAAGACCTCACGGGCACCGCGCCCGGTCCCTCACCCCGCGCCCAGGAGGCCCAGGCATGA
- a CDS encoding STAS domain-containing protein, which yields MTRPPTTLDILVRRDADDLHLSLSGRLDAHQVPGFLAAAEPLAARTTLDLGGVTFMDSSGLAALVRLVRTARAAGQDLGIVNIQDGVRLAMEITGLYAVLPIR from the coding sequence ATGACCCGTCCCCCCACCACCCTCGACATCCTGGTGCGCCGCGACGCGGACGACCTGCACCTGTCGCTCAGCGGTCGCCTGGACGCGCATCAGGTGCCCGGGTTCCTCGCGGCGGCCGAACCGCTCGCGGCGCGCACGACCCTGGACCTGGGCGGCGTGACGTTCATGGATTCCAGCGGGCTGGCGGCGCTGGTGCGGCTGGTCCGCACGGCGCGCGCCGCCGGGCAGGACCTCGGGATCGTGAACATTCAGGACGGCGTGCGGCTGGCCATGGAGATCACGGGCCTGTACGCCGTGCTGCCGATCCGCTGA
- a CDS encoding ATP-binding SpoIIE family protein phosphatase, whose protein sequence is MDVTAPDPFTELLDQVADLSDQLVFLQRLIPQALALTDEAQATGLVQQAAALINTPGAALHVRGEWLGETPGWLRGVQPPGHAAVLPAGAVHTGAPFCGAWRLTAVLAVPLEQGWLALWGKRDFQAGERELISTLAQLLDAALRAMQGRREAARYAMQERDRRQAQAVWRAVTPEALSTPPGYHLHLHSQPASDFGGDFQFQEAEWIVAGDVSGKGLPAAIITAMFASAFTVAARSASLNSTLGEALHDHLERSGAFCTLAAMQVRPDGQLRVLNIGHPPVLLRRADGRLEEVRASAPPLGTFPLLHVDVERVWLHPGDALLVYSDGLFEAEDASGVPFGLERTRQLASEVAPTAFIRQAVAGLRGFEVGDDLTLLVLQRDPAARGVQRRLPGDLQALATLSEALREAVPPDHPALMPAELAITELFVNAVRHGGAREVTLRAHTSGADILVTLMDDGSPFDPRSAAPQEGGELREHGYGLLIAQRCAREWHYARKAQFNRQTLRLRAPDLSALI, encoded by the coding sequence ATGGACGTGACTGCGCCCGACCCGTTCACAGAACTCCTCGATCAGGTCGCGGACCTGAGTGACCAGCTGGTGTTCCTGCAGCGCCTGATCCCGCAGGCGCTGGCCCTGACCGACGAGGCGCAGGCGACCGGACTGGTGCAGCAGGCGGCGGCGCTGATCAACACGCCGGGCGCCGCGCTGCACGTGCGGGGCGAGTGGCTGGGCGAGACGCCGGGCTGGCTGCGGGGCGTGCAGCCGCCCGGTCACGCGGCGGTCCTCCCGGCGGGCGCGGTGCATACCGGCGCGCCGTTCTGCGGGGCGTGGCGGCTGACGGCCGTGCTGGCGGTGCCGCTGGAGCAGGGGTGGCTGGCGCTGTGGGGCAAGCGGGACTTCCAGGCGGGCGAGCGGGAGCTGATCAGCACGCTGGCGCAGCTACTCGACGCGGCGCTGCGGGCCATGCAGGGGCGGCGCGAGGCGGCCCGGTACGCGATGCAGGAACGCGACCGGCGGCAGGCGCAGGCGGTGTGGCGCGCGGTGACGCCCGAGGCGCTGAGCACGCCGCCCGGGTATCACCTGCACCTGCATTCGCAGCCGGCCAGTGATTTCGGCGGGGATTTCCAGTTTCAGGAGGCCGAGTGGATCGTGGCGGGCGACGTGAGCGGCAAGGGCCTGCCGGCGGCGATCATCACGGCGATGTTCGCGTCGGCGTTCACGGTCGCGGCGCGGTCGGCGTCGCTGAACAGCACGCTGGGCGAGGCCCTGCACGATCACCTGGAACGCTCGGGGGCGTTCTGCACGCTCGCGGCGATGCAGGTGCGGCCCGACGGGCAGCTGCGCGTGCTGAACATCGGGCATCCGCCGGTGCTGCTGCGCCGCGCCGACGGGCGCCTGGAGGAGGTGCGGGCGTCGGCGCCGCCGCTGGGGACCTTCCCGCTGCTGCACGTGGACGTCGAGCGGGTGTGGCTGCATCCGGGCGACGCGCTGCTGGTGTACAGCGACGGTCTGTTCGAGGCCGAGGACGCCTCGGGCGTGCCGTTCGGCCTGGAGCGCACGCGGCAGCTCGCGTCGGAGGTGGCGCCCACCGCGTTCATCCGGCAGGCGGTGGCGGGCCTGCGCGGCTTCGAGGTGGGCGACGACCTGACGCTGCTCGTGCTGCAGCGGGACCCGGCGGCGCGCGGGGTGCAGCGGCGCCTGCCGGGCGACCTGCAGGCCCTGGCGACCCTCAGCGAGGCGCTGCGCGAGGCGGTGCCGCCGGACCACCCGGCGCTGATGCCGGCGGAACTGGCGATCACGGAACTGTTCGTGAACGCGGTGCGGCACGGCGGGGCGCGCGAGGTGACGCTGCGGGCGCACACCTCCGGCGCGGACATTCTGGTGACCCTGATGGACGACGGGTCACCGTTCGATCCACGCAGCGCCGCGCCGCAGGAGGGCGGGGAGCTGCGCGAGCACGGGTACGGGCTGCTGATCGCGCAGCGCTGCGCGCGGGAATGGCATTATGCTCGCAAGGCACAGTTCAACCGCCAGACGCTGCGACTGCGCGCACCCGACCTCTCCGCCCTCATCTGA
- a CDS encoding STAS domain-containing protein, with product MPLTYTVNGPELILSGRLDAQNALDLRAALAEHAGQTGDLRVDMADVPFMDSSALAALVSALKDRRREGRSLRLTRASPAVHELMSLTMLGRVFGLEDPR from the coding sequence ATGCCCCTGACCTACACCGTGAACGGCCCTGAACTGATCCTCTCCGGACGCCTGGACGCCCAGAACGCCCTGGATTTACGCGCCGCGCTCGCGGAGCACGCCGGGCAGACCGGTGACCTGCGCGTGGACATGGCGGACGTGCCGTTCATGGACAGCAGCGCCCTCGCGGCGCTGGTCAGCGCCCTGAAGGACCGGCGCCGCGAGGGCCGGTCGCTGCGCCTGACCCGCGCGAGTCCGGCGGTGCATGAACTGATGTCCCTGACCATGCTGGGCCGGGTCTTCGGTCTGGAGGATCCCAGGTGA
- a CDS encoding response regulator — MTRHLPANVTLFGHVPSKHVLIVEDAPGMRLLVRHILQQGGHKPLEAESVEAAFGELSRGPVDVIVTDLMLPGRSGLDLLRDLRDLPDAPPVIVLTGSGEEVLREQALSLGARSVLFKPFSRYELLDAVFAAGMGG, encoded by the coding sequence GTGACGCGGCACCTGCCGGCGAACGTGACCCTGTTCGGGCACGTGCCGTCCAAGCACGTCCTGATCGTGGAGGACGCGCCGGGCATGCGGCTGCTGGTGCGGCACATCCTGCAGCAGGGTGGGCACAAGCCGCTGGAGGCCGAATCGGTCGAGGCGGCCTTCGGTGAGCTGTCGCGCGGCCCGGTGGACGTGATCGTCACGGACCTGATGCTGCCGGGCCGCTCCGGGCTGGACCTGCTGCGGGACCTGCGGGACCTGCCGGACGCGCCGCCGGTGATCGTCCTGACCGGCAGCGGCGAGGAGGTGCTGCGCGAGCAGGCCCTGAGCCTGGGGGCGCGCAGCGTCCTGTTCAAACCCTTCAGCCGGTACGAGCTGCTGGACGCCGTGTTCGCCGCCGGGATGGGCGGCTGA
- a CDS encoding 6-pyruvoyl-tetrahydropterin synthase-related protein yields the protein MEPHPGARPSLTLPGALLPPGEDERAGGRLLAFALLLMLVLHGTQLISGSFTRTYDALIHVYFGAHYAKSFFDPWEAGWYTGFSLTSYPPLSHYLIALLSVPLGLMGAFAATQILALTGLTVGMYRFGKVFVTARAAGYGAVLLVLSSAIAETVQVFGQLPTTLSLGLLLNAIPFAVRWVRTGQKTYLIRAAMWTAATTAAHHVTTLFGSVFFIAPVLLAVVLESASRPRPAEGTGSWWRVWRRLYRVAPRVYRGGLYGVSAIMALVLVVLPYWLWSRADPITQVPIPHGSRANFLERRDFGFMFWLVPWATLLPIYWDAVRRGLFTHRGLPRWPIMASILLLSLLGTGGTTPIPKALLRGAFDILTLDRFTFWACMLILPLAGLVIESWRHGAWRVFVQARLGARVHHALGLLFVAAALALSVGVSSLTYYRKFQPDRIDVRPIVQFLESGGRDRYRYMVLGFGDQMAWLSANTRATTPDGNYHSARRLPELTATPVERLEGAKYTGVPGLGSLRQFMTTPAKYNLRFMLSNDAFYDPALHMLGWVRLGTLPGGIMVWERPDIPEVQPRLPRRELPVWQRLMWALLPSGAPVLALLSLLLPVRAPRGRSRWPWVRLLAEDSLDPPPQQGAWWHSWVRRLPFRSWRTARLRARRRPLAQRLLNTGLLLTLVLGGAAFTYRSLQPPETPQRAVLGYWDDLDFKRFGAAYSWIDPQDGLTEERWRLDLSVVGGLRSGYAKLDSLRILDVTYSGPPEAPDTVATVRSRLTWFTSLGDVTEEVSQDLRRTARGWRLLVSPTLNVRPPLRFQAVPGVQLAAPPALDMPVPLRVISRRLVAFRAAPGAPEQVAVVGEVQNAGRTGASLTISASVTDASGQELARNDATETFLPWLNPGERTPFLITFDGPGMTVDVRDVASFAVRASGVATSRNLARDLNLWRRGGAVRVENTGPAEATLTNVIGTLDDAGGVAWVTRTYLMEAVPPMQSREATLPLARPGGYRVLLGAGGGRVTASRLFAHAFHREEP from the coding sequence GTGGAGCCACATCCCGGCGCGCGGCCCAGCCTGACCCTGCCGGGCGCGCTGCTGCCGCCGGGCGAGGACGAGCGGGCCGGGGGGCGGCTGCTGGCCTTCGCGCTGCTGCTGATGCTGGTCCTGCACGGCACGCAACTGATCAGCGGGTCGTTCACCCGCACCTACGACGCGCTGATTCACGTGTACTTCGGCGCGCACTACGCGAAGTCGTTCTTCGACCCGTGGGAGGCCGGGTGGTACACCGGGTTCTCGCTGACGTCGTACCCGCCGCTCAGTCACTACCTGATCGCGCTGCTGAGTGTCCCGCTGGGCCTGATGGGCGCGTTCGCCGCCACGCAGATCCTGGCGCTGACGGGCCTGACGGTCGGCATGTACCGCTTCGGGAAGGTGTTTGTCACGGCCCGCGCGGCCGGGTACGGCGCGGTACTGCTGGTCCTGTCGAGCGCCATCGCGGAGACCGTGCAGGTCTTCGGGCAGCTGCCCACCACCCTCAGCCTGGGGCTGCTGCTGAACGCCATTCCGTTCGCGGTGCGCTGGGTGCGGACCGGGCAGAAGACGTACCTGATCCGCGCGGCCATGTGGACGGCTGCGACCACCGCGGCGCACCACGTCACCACGCTGTTCGGCAGCGTGTTCTTCATCGCGCCGGTGCTGCTGGCCGTGGTGCTCGAGAGTGCCTCGCGGCCCCGCCCGGCCGAGGGCACGGGCAGCTGGTGGCGGGTCTGGCGGCGCCTCTACCGGGTGGCGCCGCGCGTGTACCGCGGCGGCCTGTACGGCGTGTCCGCCATCATGGCGCTGGTGCTGGTCGTGCTGCCCTACTGGCTCTGGAGCCGCGCCGATCCGATCACGCAGGTCCCGATCCCGCACGGCAGCCGCGCGAACTTCCTGGAACGGCGCGACTTCGGGTTCATGTTCTGGCTGGTGCCGTGGGCGACGCTGCTGCCCATCTACTGGGACGCGGTGCGGCGCGGCCTGTTCACGCACCGGGGGCTGCCCCGCTGGCCGATCATGGCCAGCATCCTGCTGCTGAGCCTGCTGGGTACCGGCGGCACGACGCCCATCCCGAAGGCGCTGCTGCGCGGCGCGTTCGACATCCTGACGCTGGACCGCTTCACGTTCTGGGCCTGCATGCTGATCCTGCCGCTGGCCGGTCTGGTCATCGAGTCGTGGCGGCACGGGGCGTGGCGGGTGTTCGTGCAGGCCCGCCTCGGCGCGCGGGTGCATCACGCGCTGGGCCTGCTGTTCGTGGCGGCCGCGCTGGCCCTGTCAGTGGGCGTGAGTTCCCTGACGTACTACCGCAAGTTCCAGCCGGACCGGATCGACGTGCGGCCCATCGTGCAGTTCCTGGAATCCGGCGGACGGGACCGCTACCGGTACATGGTGCTGGGCTTCGGGGATCAGATGGCGTGGCTCAGCGCGAACACCCGCGCGACCACCCCGGACGGGAACTACCACAGCGCGCGGCGCCTGCCGGAACTGACCGCCACGCCCGTGGAGCGCCTGGAGGGCGCCAAGTACACCGGCGTGCCGGGCCTGGGCAGCCTGCGGCAGTTCATGACGACCCCCGCGAAGTACAACCTGCGCTTCATGCTCAGCAACGACGCGTTCTACGACCCGGCGCTGCACATGCTCGGCTGGGTGCGGCTGGGGACCCTGCCGGGCGGGATCATGGTGTGGGAACGCCCGGACATCCCCGAGGTGCAGCCCCGCCTGCCCCGGCGGGAACTGCCGGTCTGGCAGCGGCTGATGTGGGCGCTGCTGCCGTCCGGCGCGCCGGTCCTGGCGCTGCTGTCGCTGCTGCTGCCGGTCCGCGCGCCGCGGGGCCGCTCGCGCTGGCCGTGGGTGCGGCTGCTGGCCGAGGACAGCCTGGACCCGCCGCCGCAGCAGGGGGCGTGGTGGCACTCCTGGGTGCGGCGACTGCCGTTCCGGTCGTGGCGTACGGCCCGGCTGCGCGCCCGGCGGCGCCCCCTGGCCCAGCGGCTGCTGAACACGGGGCTGCTGCTGACGCTGGTCCTGGGCGGCGCGGCGTTCACGTACCGCAGCCTCCAGCCGCCCGAGACGCCGCAGCGGGCCGTGCTGGGCTACTGGGACGACCTGGACTTCAAACGTTTCGGCGCGGCCTACAGCTGGATTGACCCGCAGGATGGCCTGACCGAGGAACGCTGGCGGCTGGACCTGTCGGTGGTGGGGGGCCTGCGCAGCGGGTACGCGAAACTCGATTCGCTGCGCATCCTGGACGTGACGTACAGCGGTCCGCCGGAGGCGCCGGACACGGTCGCCACCGTCCGGTCGCGCCTGACGTGGTTCACGTCCCTTGGCGACGTGACCGAGGAGGTCAGTCAGGACCTGCGCCGCACCGCGCGCGGCTGGCGACTGCTGGTCTCCCCCACCCTGAATGTCCGGCCGCCGCTGCGCTTCCAGGCGGTGCCGGGCGTGCAGCTGGCCGCGCCCCCCGCCCTGGACATGCCGGTGCCGCTGCGGGTGATCAGTCGGCGGCTGGTCGCGTTCCGCGCCGCGCCGGGCGCGCCGGAGCAGGTGGCGGTGGTGGGCGAGGTGCAGAACGCGGGCCGGACCGGGGCGTCGCTGACCATCTCGGCCAGTGTCACGGACGCCAGCGGGCAGGAACTCGCCCGGAACGACGCGACCGAGACGTTCCTGCCGTGGCTGAATCCCGGCGAGCGCACCCCGTTCCTGATCACCTTCGACGGACCCGGCATGACCGTGGACGTCCGGGACGTGGCGAGCTTCGCCGTGCGGGCCAGCGGCGTGGCGACCAGCCGGAACCTCGCGCGGGACCTGAACCTGTGGCGGCGCGGCGGGGCCGTGCGGGTGGAGAACACCGGTCCCGCCGAGGCGACCCTGACGAACGTGATCGGCACGCTCGACGACGCGGGCGGCGTGGCGTGGGTGACCCGCACCTACCTGATGGAGGCGGTGCCGCCCATGCAGTCGCGCGAGGCGACCCTGCCCCTGGCGCGGCCCGGCGGGTACCGCGTGCTGCTCGGCGCGGGCGGGGGGCGCGTGACGGCCTCGCGGCTGTTCGCGCACGCCTTCCACCGGGAGGAACCGTGA
- a CDS encoding ATP-binding protein translates to MSTARGPADPWPDLILALTRAATLDDLQSVLDHPRTREAGLHAHLSPWAPGQPGQPLPTQGTPVATLQVTGPGPARAALTDLLDQSLTRIVGALPPSLGADGAVSAFLQVTERLGSALEVGDLNRRAADILRALLPDVTVSVLECAGVRGAVRFVSDNATSAVQAPLPDGLLGDSPALRAAEAHPGPLFIDDWNAADQHIPASADYRVAALQAFHVPEWPITVLSVGCRDRLHWTASERGAFTGAALAYGQALERVARAHQLAVERATLLALVDFKERAAHSRNVADIAGQAAQVLRDTFERLTVAYLVPQGDTWRAEVTQGELPARLAQHLRTGVTLTGDGLNAAFAQGQPHFIPNVSELTTGVGGADAFGALALYPVMDQGHPVGVLAMGTRRAPDWTARERSVFRAVGRSLAQAVDRDTRERRLASQHAELQVQARSLQAFAQLSRDLGAQEDRYALIRRAQEITLSLLPAGFAVYYEPEGDLWRLRAQVGSLRDPDLQAAVDRGLPLEDTRNLLIPWQSGQPYYQDSYDPDTDRLEPAARVVGATATVPLRQAGELIGVFAVVQYEARQWTTSERALIEGVTRSLQLALDRAASVTELRRTSQDTARSNAALQVANEELEAFAYSVSHDLRAPVRHIAGFTDLLRRTLGDLSGQPKAERYLNIIGDSATQMNALIDAMLLLSRVTRQELHLRDVDLGALVGSVQVSLAPELEGRDVTLRVSPLPTVQADAALLRQVMTNLLSNAVKYSATRTAPLIEVWADALPGEWRVNVRDNGVGFDPAYAHKLFGVFQRLHRAEDFGGTGVGLANVRRIIQRHGGQVHAESEPDQGATFSFTLPRTDPL, encoded by the coding sequence ATGAGTACCGCCCGCGGCCCCGCCGATCCCTGGCCAGATCTGATCCTGGCCCTCACCCGGGCCGCGACGCTGGACGACCTCCAGTCAGTCCTCGACCACCCCCGCACCCGCGAGGCGGGCCTGCACGCCCATCTCAGCCCCTGGGCCCCTGGCCAGCCGGGGCAGCCGCTGCCCACGCAGGGCACCCCGGTCGCCACCCTGCAGGTCACGGGCCCGGGCCCGGCCCGCGCGGCCCTGACGGACCTGCTCGACCAGAGCCTCACCCGCATCGTCGGCGCGCTGCCCCCCAGCCTCGGCGCGGACGGCGCGGTCAGCGCGTTCCTGCAGGTCACCGAGCGCCTCGGGTCCGCCCTGGAGGTCGGTGACCTCAACCGCCGCGCGGCCGACATCCTGCGCGCCCTGCTGCCCGACGTGACCGTCAGCGTCCTCGAATGCGCCGGTGTCCGCGGGGCCGTCCGGTTCGTGTCGGACAACGCCACCAGCGCCGTCCAGGCCCCCCTCCCCGACGGTCTGCTCGGGGACTCCCCGGCGCTGCGCGCCGCCGAGGCGCACCCAGGCCCGCTGTTCATCGACGACTGGAACGCCGCCGATCAGCACATTCCCGCCAGCGCCGACTACCGCGTGGCGGCCCTGCAGGCCTTCCACGTCCCGGAATGGCCCATCACGGTCCTGAGTGTCGGCTGCCGCGACCGCCTGCACTGGACCGCCAGCGAACGCGGCGCCTTCACCGGCGCGGCACTCGCCTACGGCCAGGCGCTCGAACGCGTGGCCCGCGCGCACCAGCTGGCCGTGGAACGCGCCACCCTGCTGGCCCTCGTGGACTTCAAGGAACGCGCCGCGCACTCCAGAAACGTCGCCGACATCGCCGGGCAGGCCGCGCAGGTCCTGCGCGACACCTTCGAGCGTCTCACGGTCGCGTACCTCGTCCCGCAGGGCGACACCTGGCGCGCCGAGGTCACCCAGGGCGAACTCCCGGCCCGGCTCGCGCAGCACCTGCGGACCGGCGTCACCCTGACCGGCGACGGCCTGAACGCCGCGTTCGCGCAGGGCCAGCCGCACTTCATCCCGAACGTCAGCGAACTCACCACCGGTGTCGGCGGCGCCGACGCGTTCGGCGCCCTCGCCCTGTACCCCGTCATGGACCAGGGCCACCCGGTCGGCGTGCTCGCCATGGGCACCCGCCGCGCCCCGGACTGGACCGCGCGGGAACGCAGCGTGTTCCGCGCCGTGGGCCGCAGCCTCGCGCAGGCGGTGGACCGCGACACCCGCGAGCGCCGACTGGCCAGCCAGCACGCCGAACTGCAGGTGCAGGCCCGCTCCCTGCAGGCCTTCGCGCAGCTCAGCCGCGACCTGGGCGCCCAGGAAGACCGCTACGCCCTGATCCGCCGCGCGCAGGAGATCACCCTGAGCCTCCTCCCGGCAGGCTTCGCGGTGTACTACGAACCCGAAGGGGACCTCTGGCGCCTGCGCGCCCAGGTGGGCAGCCTGCGCGACCCGGACCTGCAGGCCGCCGTCGACCGAGGCCTGCCCCTCGAGGACACCCGCAACCTCCTGATTCCCTGGCAGAGCGGCCAGCCGTACTACCAGGACAGCTACGACCCGGACACCGACCGCCTGGAACCCGCCGCGCGCGTCGTGGGCGCCACCGCCACCGTCCCCCTGCGGCAGGCCGGTGAACTGATCGGCGTGTTCGCCGTCGTCCAGTACGAGGCGCGGCAGTGGACGACCTCCGAACGCGCGCTGATCGAGGGCGTCACCCGCAGCCTGCAACTCGCCCTGGACCGCGCCGCGAGCGTCACCGAACTGCGCCGCACCTCGCAGGACACCGCCCGCAGCAACGCCGCGCTGCAGGTCGCCAACGAGGAACTCGAGGCCTTCGCGTACTCCGTCAGCCACGACCTGCGCGCCCCCGTGCGGCACATCGCGGGCTTCACCGACCTGCTGCGCCGCACCCTCGGCGACCTGAGCGGCCAACCCAAGGCCGAACGGTACCTGAACATCATCGGCGACTCCGCCACGCAGATGAACGCCCTGATCGACGCCATGCTGCTCCTGTCCCGCGTCACCCGCCAGGAACTGCACCTGCGCGACGTGGACCTCGGCGCCCTGGTCGGCAGCGTGCAGGTCAGCCTCGCCCCCGAACTCGAGGGCCGCGACGTCACCCTGCGCGTCTCGCCCCTCCCGACCGTGCAGGCCGACGCCGCGCTGCTACGCCAGGTCATGACCAACCTGCTGTCCAACGCCGTGAAGTACTCCGCGACCCGCACCGCACCCCTGATCGAGGTGTGGGCCGACGCGCTGCCCGGCGAGTGGCGCGTGAACGTCCGGGACAACGGCGTGGGCTTCGACCCCGCATACGCCCACAAGCTGTTCGGCGTCTTCCAGCGGCTGCACCGCGCCGAGGACTTCGGCGGGACCGGCGTCGGCCTCGCGAACGTCCGCCGCATCATCCAGCGCCACGGCGGGCAGGTCCACGCCGAGAGCGAACCCGACCAGGGCGCCACCTTCTCCTTCACCCTGCCCCGCACCGACCCGCTCTGA